A stretch of DNA from Diospyros lotus cultivar Yz01 chromosome 14, ASM1463336v1, whole genome shotgun sequence:
TAACATAAATGGGATTGATTTCAAACTCCAACAATGTCACTGGCATTCTCCTACAGAGCACGCCTTCGATGGAATaaggtcttcttcttcttcttcttcttcgaatagtttaaaaaaaaataaaaaataaatccgTCTAACGAATATTTGTATATGCAGGTACCAATTGGAGCTTCATGCTGTGCATATGAGCTCCAATGGAACAATTGCTGTCATTGGAATTCTATACAAATATGGCTTACCTGATCCTTTCCTTGCCAAGGTATACAAATAATAAGAATATGACTATGgattggaatgattagagagcTCAAATCTTATTATAATATGTCTTATTAATCTAATGGAATTAAGACACATGATTGTTATTGTTAGTTATAATGAATTCAAAACAATAAGTGATGCATATTAATTAACCCTCGGGAGATAATTGAAAGAATAGCGAtggatgaaatatatatatatttttttgcttttaaagCTGATGGCAGACATCAAGTCGCTGGGGAAGGAAGACAAAGACGTGGGGATTGTAAATCCGGAAGACATCAAGTTTGGGAGCATAGAGTTCTACTACAGATACATGGGTTCTCTTACTGTCCCTCCATGCACAGAGGGTGTTGTTTGGACTGTACTCAGCAAGGTTCTTTCCTATCTTAATctgatttataaaataaaaaaaaaaagcaattgaaaaaagataacaaaggtggaattatatatatatatatatatatataaatttcttttcatcTTCCTTTCAAGTCAAGAAACCTTGTTCCAAAACATAGCCTGAAGATATCTATATATTTGTATAGTAGTGCCAAGCAAACTGTTAAGAAGTGATCAAATAAAtcagttttaagtttaaaattaaattagtctgAGATAGATTGAATTTATCTCTCCAATTTAGATATTCTCTAGATTTTATTGAGTTGATTagcattattttaattttgtttattttttataataaatacgTACCTCGGAAAATAATCATAgatgtcaatttaattttaatttagctgCTCATTGTTTTAGATCTAGTACTACTTTCTCTAACATAAACGTAATTAGCTAATTAATGTTCTGCTTTCGTTGTGGTGGTGGGGGTGGGGGCAGGTTAGAACAGTTTCAAGGGAACAAGTTCAAGCATTAAGGGATGCTGTCCATGATGTAAGtgcattttatcaaacaccaCCCCACATCGGGCTAAAcatttatacttatatataattttatatataatatgagaaATAACTAAAAAGTATTTATATTAAGAATGTGAAAATATTCCAATTcaaaactttatattttatatgaagTGATAATTACTATCAAGTCAATAATATATTATTCTCGTTTAGAAATTGAtgatttatttacttttaattatacTTTATATTTTCAGGGATTCGAGTATAATGCAAGGCCCATACAACCACGAAATGGAAGAAGCATTTTGTTTCTCACTTCCAAGACagggtaaaattaaaatacaatcaAATAAGGTTCACTATGGTTCACTATGTACCCAAATAAATAAGTATCTTAGAATATGACATGGTTTATCTCCATGCATGTTGAATAAAGTAATCAAATAAAGgttaaattttatgtatttatttatctaaattatattgatttttcttatatttttatttttatatacataacaTGAGTTATACACCTAATATACagattttataataaaaataagaagtgccatatacatataaatatatatccctaatttacaataaaaaaaagttatcaCATTAAACAGTGTTATTATTTTCACTAGGAATTACGATATTAACAAACTCAAAAATGGTACTAGACACCAAAACCAAAagactttttttctttatttggtaACATCAAAGTATAAAGCAAACATATTACCCTTAAATAGTTTTAAGGGACATGCTTCATATGTGGTGGCacctatattttcaaaattcatagaaggaaagtaaataataaatgggtttaaaatgaattaaaaaatatcaaaaatagtttGTAATGTCATTTATCAATTTGAGTATTTAAACATTATTATTAACTATTAGGGATAAGGATGGAATTAGCTACACAAAATTTTATACAATTAATTACCGTATGTTTGTAACATTAGTAtgttatattgatatatatatatatatataatcagatTTAAAATAGAACCCCAAAATTCTTCTAGGAAGTAGGAACATGTCTTCTTCTGCATGCCAATTATTCGCTTATGCAATTCCAAGTGTGCAAGTGGGTTGAGCTGCAGAGCGAGCGAGGCAATGCTTTGTTGTTACGGCCACTAAGAACAACTcttctattttcaaaattcttcaacagagactcaacaagtaaagtaggaggaggaggaggagatgtttGGTCGTTGGAGCCACTCGTAACAGATTTTTGACAGTGATGCCTTAATGTTAAATCTAGATGATATCAtctaaaagggtattttgagatACTCTGATAAATAGTAGTACTCTTTCTTAAATTGTTCTTCCTTCTTAGATTCCTTAAATggagattttaattaattgagcaTAAACTACCACATAAGTTTATTACATTTCATTAGTatgagaaattaataataaaagatgATGAACCACAAGCCATAAAGTATAATAAGATGCATCAGCAAACATATGGATGATTCTTAGTTGAACAATGTATCGAACTTGACATTAATAACAAATCACAGGATTAAGaagattaatgatttgttattagTTGCAATTGTGCAAGTGATCATTTGATTTAAACCAACATAATTGTCTTATATATTGGTGTTTGAGATTTGTTAGAGTATGTTAACTTACCCTAATCGTGGGTGGGAATGTTTTATGATGGTTTCCTTTTACTAGTACTAGTATATGAAACTATGTTTTTGCCGGATAAGATTCATTACCTTCAATGTAAGGTGAATGTGCTATGCAATTTTATGTTGGACGGTAACAAAAGTTCTTGGTCAAgacatgaatgaatgaaaaataatttttaatttgtcatCTCACATTACACCAAATAAGATCTATCATATAGATAGGGTTGGCCCTGGGCATAGGCTGTCTAGGCCTGCCTAGGGCCCATGCCCATTTCACGCCACTTTGAGGCCATGTccatttaaattttcaaattttaaattaattaaaaataataaatttaaaaattgaagagacATTAAGGGGCTCATGCCTATTTCAAgccattgtaaatttttaattaatctcaatctctcacatttcttttattaataattaatctcATGAGCATCactacaatttttaattaatctcaatctctcacattcttttattaaaaatcaattcTATTCCTATGCGTCTCGCAGTGGCACCCATCCCCTCACAACTattccatgtatttttaattaatctcaatctccatCTTATATGATTGTATCATAACTATTTGCATGCATCTGGTAGTGGCCACGACTCCATCGTCTGCATCAGTTCCTCTCCTTAATTTTTTATCCATCCATTGTCATTGACATCTACCATCAATCTAAGCAAGCATAGGTCCTCAATCCAACCGATTTCACAATTACGCATTCTCTTCAGCAATTCCATTTTTATCCTCATCATCCCATTGTGTGACTTATCAAgtatatcttttgattttttttattaacgcttaaattatcaattaattttgcgtatatatttcaatatttgtgatccCTCTATTATCAGTGAATCTACACTAATGGATTGGCGATGGCgtctattgaaaaacatatatttgaaaaattaattgtaatagtttaattattgatttttcatctaaaaatgctaaaagagtaaatttaaagtgaaatattatgaattttatataataaaaaaaattattcgtattaattttatttttaaatatatccaTAAGGGGCTTCATAAAAAATTTCGCTTAGACCTCCTAAAATCTTAGGGCCGGCCTTACATATAGAATCGAGTTAGTAAATTTAATCAGCTCATAACTCTTACTCAATCAAGATGTTAGTAATGAAATcgtaacaccccacttctctAGAGCGTTAAATAACGTAAGATTCTGGggttatttttttctaatcaaTGGAAACTCAACACAAAGTTATTCCTCGAAGATCttgttacaccttctcagtatatcaactataaaccatcaataaactaagacaggtacatcatctcaaatgcggaagttagattgaaatctcaataaatcataaccgaacccactttatttataacataaagtcaaaccaacgttttacatgacgtcctcaaaataaacaatataattgaaacgatataatataaaacatccacTAATCGTCGTCACTCCTTAGCGATCCCTTTCTCTTTCGCACCACTACCTTCACTTAgaaagtttgaatattccagggacatagtccatattagatgatgaatcatctaagtgagagttcaaaaacgcatttttcatgaatgaatgcaagacataaaataaaccaatacactcagtaagccctagcccaagaaaatcccaagcgcttaaccctaccacgagaaaaaaacaatctctctaaaaactatgccaccataccgacacatcaacacgacgcgattctagcttaagaggggcaagtcaatgcatctctccaacatctcgggaacaattGTTACCAACTCCCGGcccaggagggtcacatcaacgcaggaaatcgcctcaccacatttacgtcggagattacgttcccactctaagcatccaggaaccaccatacaatcccaactccaaaatttcacatggaccacctagtcatcctagtgcaacttccctaatCAAATGGCCTAGTACGAaaaccaaggcagctatccCGGCATACACACCaacacaagatacccctattatttcgtcacgcccttggagaattatggctacactgtaacaccccactctcCCAGAAGggcgttacgtaacgtaagattctggggatataatttttttttccaaataaaaatccatcacaaaaaccattccccgaagatctcgttacaccttctcagtatatcaactatgaaccatcaataaactaagacaggttcaccaacacaaatgcggaaattagatcgaaaccttaataggtcataaccaaaatcactttatttataatatagagTCGAACCAACGCTTACATGacgttctcaaaataaacaacataaccgacatgacataatataaaaacatcctctaatcgccgtcactcctcggtaatttcaaaataattatttcctcaaccattttccaaaatatttcaacacaataaattctaaaataattaaataaaaattttggaatcgAAATTATCAAAAAGCCCCTTGTCACGCGCTTGGCGCATGTGTGAGAGTGAAGgttggcgcgtggctgcacgcgacACCGTCTTTTTCCTCGAACCAGTCGCCGGCAGTTGTTCCGATGACCCCAAAATCGATACCCCCTTAAAGCCCACGAAGAATCGATCTCAAACCCACTGGTTTCAGgtcgaaaggccaccggaaaagGCCTCGAAAGTCGAGTTGCAGGTCCGGCGATGGCGGATCGCCTCTAACCCTCAGCCAAGCTCAAACAGCCCTCAATGCTCATaaaaatgcttcaaaacactCACAATCTCTTCTCCTTGATACCAagatcaaaagccctctatcaaagctccCAAAATCGTACCAAAACGCGGCCAAATTGATGACAAAAATCTTGAAGTTTCGGCCACTATTTATACCCAAAACCCGGCCATTTTTCGACcaatcgtcggccatggcttggtccccaagcctcaCACCGTCGGATACCACCTCCCCCAAGCCACCCTCGGCCATCCCATCGCCTGAAACGACAGCCACGTGCAGTGGCAGTGCAGCGGTCGAAATTCATTGTTGTGCGTTCACACTGCAACTTCTATTAATTATACTTTGACCCCATGTTTTCATATAATCTCATTTTAACCCTTTTCATGCTACCCTtgatctttccaacaccatcacCAAGGCCCACAAGTCTTGTACTCTTCATTTGATCCTTGAAACTTCCgaaaaattactgttttgatCTCCTTCGGGCAAATTTTAAAACttgcacttaggcccggctgattgatttaaccttaaatccatttgtttcaacccgaaatcacctaagggttgttctatacataaaatattggtacTTGACACTcttcgttgatttttcggacgtctcctacgttgattcaattttctcagcccggtcaacagttgtaccgaaaactgttaccgatccaatttcttttctaactaaaaatcataactttaATCACtagtcgatactataccattttccttggctatctagggtccggggtactccctctgactaattcagTCCCccaaagctgcgttagtgtaccaTATAGCTTTACTTTTCcgaaaattccatttatgccatttatcaaatattatttgtatCCTCAACTCATTCTCAGGTATTACAAacactatccagacaatatcttaggctgacattccatatgaacaacacaatatggaccacttagtcatcctagtgtaactttcctgaCCAAATGACCCGGCACAGAAACCAATGCAGCTATCCCAACATgtacaccagcacaagatacccctattattccgtcacgcccatGGAGAAATATGGCTtacactatctagacaacatcctaggctgacattccatatgaacaacaaaacacaagacaatgccatatttcaaaattcaaagtatcatataaacaacagttttataaaatgcaatgcacaagtttgaAACATtgagggacgaacctcccttaTAAAATCAACTGTCACAAGTTACTGTTTGCATACACAAAACcgttttgcatgaaatctcAACACATTTGGACAGAGCAAACACAAAGCCTttaggtagaacactcacagatcaaaccatttgcatgaacaTGCCAAGTTTGGTAGTGAACAACTCACCTCAAACGTATTCGGATTGCCTCGATCTTCGTGCAcaacctcaatttgcgtgctaATTCACAAACACCcgtacttatactcaacctcgagccacgatactccctaaacaccatatttaattaaggaagtatcaaaatctattttcctcaattttttcataatttcttctatttttctcccaactttcaccttgataatttcaaaataattatctcttaaaacatttttctaaatttttcaacaaaatagttcctaaaataaatatagaaaaaaattggaagaaaaattatCGAAACACCCTTGCTCACGCACTCAACGCGTGGCTGCATGTAGAGTGTGGAatgtggcgcgtgcagccacgcgccaccatcTTTCTCAATTCTCCGGCCGCCGCTGACAGCTCTGATGGCAAAACAAATGGTACCCTCTTGAAGCCCTTGATGAATCGATCCCAATGGCACAACTTTCAAGCCGAAAGACCATCGAAAAATGCTCCAAACGGGCGTTGTGGGCGGCCCCAAGCGGTCTGCCACCTGTCTCTGGCCAAGCTTCAAATGGCCTTCAATCACACCCAAAACACCTCCAAATGCTCCCAAACTtttctccttgatgcaaggatcaaaaaccccttaatcactctctcaaaaacatccaaaatcaCAATCgatttgttgccaaaaatatCGAAACCCTTGGCCATTTTTATACATGAAAACCGGCCAGATCTCAGCCAATTAATGGCCatggcttggtccccaagcctccTACCACCGTATACTACCTCTCCCAGGCCCTACCGCGGCCATCCCATCACCGGAGACAGCTCCACTTGCGGCGGATTTGCGGTGGCCATTTTTGGCTTGCTGCATTCACACCACCATTttcatttattacactttagccccccCTGATTCTTCTTATGCCATTTTGGCCCTTTGCATATCACCCCTGCACTATCCAACTATAGCACTACaacccacaagtttagtacacttcatttcatcctcaaaacTCCTGAAAAACTATCATTTGGACCtctctcgggcaaaattagaaaattgcactcaGGCTCGACtaatcgttttgaccttaaatccattcgtttcaacccgaaatcgctcaagggttgtttcatatataaaatctagGTCCTCAAGACACTTCCTTGACTTTTCGGATGTTCCCTACgtcgattcagttttctcagcccggtcgacagttgtatcgaaaactattctcgatcccacttcttttgatgcctaaaatcataacttgtattactcGTTAATACCATtacatttttcttaatcatctaggATTAAGGATACTCCCTTCGGTCAATTCGATCTATTAAAACTACGATAGTATACCCTACAGCCTTTTTTTTCGATAATTTCacttatgcccttcatcaaataccatttatatcctTCAggatttcccgggtattacataaataattgaattacatgataatcatcaaaaacaTAGATTCACTCATAACTGACTTCATTCCCTTGACAACACTCAAGATCTTTAAGGTGTTTCAAGAATATATAGAGATTCTTGAAATATATCAAAGAGTTCTATTAACCTCAATGGAATTTAATGTTTCCTAATTATTACTTGATGGTGAATCTTGAAAGTTACATGCCTAAAAGTAAAGTGACAAAATAAGTAATATTAGGcttgtattatgttatttaatgttattaatagtTAATAGAGGAGCTAAATGCAACTAAGTGTGTCTTGtagcataaaatataaaacggTCAATTGATTTTCCAAAGCTAAAACCAATTGCCAATTGCtttttaaatttgaagaaaCTATGATATGCATGTGGCCACAGGTTGATAGTTTTTGTTGGACAGATTATTCTTCATAATCTGTCCATTAACTTCTCACATCTACTATATTCTTAATTCAATGGATTATCAGATAATTCCATTGAATTATCTCAAGCTTTgcatataaatagagaaatggaagaagagatgaaaaagataaatctcttaatagttttttattttcttctattctaTTCTCTTCTCTTGTTCATGAGCCCCATTCTCCttcatttaaaaacaaaaataaggcTACACATTTCCTTTGATAGTTTTCAACTAGCACAAGGAAGCTTCAAAGGCTTTTGCtgatgttttgcatttgatataattttgatgatgaaaaacaattgtattttgatgatgaaataaagttaagagagttcaatgttaaagaattttatgattcaaatattcttttttcatgttatcatttaacGGTTCAGCCTTTATAAaaggaatagtcgactatgtgtttgtgttctgttgactatacttatggatagtcaactatgtgttTTAGTGCTATCGACTATGCCtatcaatagtcgactatgtgcttGAGGatatatagtcgactatgcctatttattttgtcgactatgtatggcttctgtcgactattttttattctgtcaactatcatgtaaggatagtcgactatgattttttttctgtcgactatgtttgtatatgattttcaaaatcttcttcatatttttgtagctgttgactatgtgaATGTATTTGTTGACTATGGAtaatttgtgttagaagatagtcgactatgctttcttgtctgtcgactatgccttgttttatttgaaaatatagtcgactatacattatattctgtcgactatctcttttacataaagcttccaacggctagtttttcaaacttcaacgatcacaaacggctagtttcctcttcaatctttatagatgcctatatatacaactcatggatgatcaagaagagactaatggacgggaatgaattgAATTAAGCTTACATTTGTTCTCATCTCTATTTACATCGACTatgctttaatttttctctcaaaaaggcttcaattatcatttgtattatcttaTTCAAGccttgtactttatttttgagagatcattgtaactaagagatttatctcttagatcctctctttattacacttcttgtatttcctaacttatgtagctagagggcctacttggtttaagtaggaggttgtatttcctagcttgtgtagctagagggcctacttgtgtaagtaggaggttttagtgaattggtttaaaatccttagtgggagttaaggtagtggattaggcttggtttaagccaaaccactataaatcctttgtgttcttctcttgtgcttgtgttatttagtttgtttatcattgctagcatttccatcaaaagcatttcaaagttctatcaagtttttaaaaataatcaattcacccccctcttggtgtgtgccatagcacctcctggtttaacaattggtatcagagcctcatTCCCACTGTTTTCATTagtttaacaacctagggatAAAGATCCACAATGGCACACATTTTTGGCTCATCTAAAGTTGAGGGTTGAAGCACCACTCGTCCACCTTTCTTTAATGgtactaactttaatttttggaaaacaaaaatgctcATCTATCTTATGCAAAATACAAGCCTTATGCACGTGATTAAGAAAGAGGTTACATTGGCCgatatggaaaatatggagacttGGACAGTAAAGGAAATaagagatatggagataaatgcaaGAGCCATGAACACTTTGTTTTGTGCTCTTTGCGTCGAAAAGTTCAACTGAGTCTCAACATGCACAATGGCCaaggaaatttgggacaaattagagGTCACTCATGAAGGCACCAGTCAAGTCAAGGAATCAAAGGTAAATTTACTAATTCGTGAGTATAAActttttctatgaaatcttgggaacctattaatgagatgtttactaggtttaataatattgtcacaAATTTAGAGGCTTTAGGAAAAACTTTTCCAAATGGAGAGAAAGTTAGAAAAATCCTTAAAAGTTTACCCAAGGAATGGGATCCCAAAGTGACAGCTATTCAAGAGGCTAAAGACTTAGataatttatcttttgatgatttggttggatctctcatgactcatgagatcatgatgaagagagatgataatgagataaatagagataaaaatcTTCTTTTCAAAGTGTCACACTCATCCAgtaaagatgatgatgatctaaTGATAATTACTAGGAAATTCAAAAGGTTCCTTAGTAGAAAAAGATTGAAagaattggaaagaagaaacctaaggaagaagaaggataagTTTGAGGGGGAGAAATATAGAAATGGAGTTAAATGTTATGGATGTCAAAAGTATGGGCATATAATATCCGAATGTCCATCATTTAAGAGGTATGAGAAGAAGTGTAAGAAGAAAACGGATGATTCATCCTCTAGTGACAAATCTCAAGTGAAGGAAGTGGTCAACCTATGTCTTATGACCAACATAGAAGAGAATCCTTCCCATTctagtaatttaattttaagttttactcttgatgaattacatgatgcattcaatgatttgatgAATGAACTTGAAAATATTAGTATGAAAAACATTTgtcttaaagaagaaattaaaatctttagatAAAGAAGTGAgcttattgaaagaagaaaaagattcttggaataatgagaagaaaatgttaAAAGCTCAAAAGgatgaacttcaagagaaaaataaatgtctAAAATTATCTCTTGAAAAAGCTGACAAAGAGAAATAAGAATTGAAAGATGCCCTTGAGattcaaagaaaatattttcataaaagaagaaaaggacaAGGTTgctttgtgaaaagaaaacaaaattttgctTTACATTCTAAAATCACTTATCATTATTGTGGTCGATGTGGGCATTCTATAAACAAATGTTTTATAAGAAACCATCctataagatataaataaatatgggtTCCAAAAGGAATTTTCAATGCTAACTATGGTGACCCCAAAGAGGGTTGGGTACCAAGATCTTGTGGATCATTTGTTTTTGCAGGTTTTCTTGACATTCAAATGGAACTCAAAGTGAAATTTGTATGAATGTATCGAGCATGAAGAGAAAAGGGGGACGAAGGAGAAAATCAACCCCAAAAGatgctcattttttttttttttgccaaccAATGGTAAGAGAGATTGTTAAATTcaatcttggtggtatattttctatctctaaactctccatgattatgatgtttatgatgattttgaatcatatattgcctttatgattttacttaagaatttatatcctttttgatttatgacaaaaagggggaaaCTTTTGGatatttcataaaatgttttgtcatcataaaaaatggggagattgatgttttgaatttgatataattttgatgatgaaaaataattgtattgtgatgatgaaataaagttaagagagttcaatgttaaataaattttatgattcaaatattcttttttcatgttatcatttaacGGTTCAATCTTTATAAAAggaatagtcaactatgtgtttgtgttctgtt
This window harbors:
- the LOC127790004 gene encoding alpha carbonic anhydrase 4-like isoform X2; the protein is MQSPINIPVSRLSPRMGNLTIDYKPAPATLQNRGHDIAVYWNGDAGGININGIDFKLQQCHWHSPTEHAFDGIRYQLELHAVHMSSNGTIAVIGILYKYGLPDPFLAKLMADIKSLGKEDKDVGIVNPEDIKFGSIEFYYRYMGSLTVPPCTEGVVWTVLSKVRTVSREQVQALRDAVHDGFEYNARPIQPRNGRSILFLTSKTG
- the LOC127790004 gene encoding alpha carbonic anhydrase 4-like isoform X1, whose protein sequence is MAKLSFNSISFLLSLSLASFILTSHNLFSISTAFEAEVDDETAFSYDESSGNGPSRWGQLNPGWRICNNGTMQSPINIPVSRLSPRMGNLTIDYKPAPATLQNRGHDIAVYWNGDAGGININGIDFKLQQCHWHSPTEHAFDGIRYQLELHAVHMSSNGTIAVIGILYKYGLPDPFLAKLMADIKSLGKEDKDVGIVNPEDIKFGSIEFYYRYMGSLTVPPCTEGVVWTVLSKVRTVSREQVQALRDAVHDGFEYNARPIQPRNGRSILFLTSKTG